One part of the Sphingobacterium sp. LZ7M1 genome encodes these proteins:
- a CDS encoding molybdenum cofactor biosynthesis protein MoaE: protein MVEIKISADVLDIVHCLAISKDLESGGAASFIGSVRNNTKGKPVIRLEFECYEAMALKEMRKIAEEAISRFAVRNVVIQHRVGILYPGDVAVIIVVNDGHRDSVFDACRFIIDTLKKTVPIWKKEVFENGEEWVSAHP from the coding sequence ATGGTAGAAATTAAGATATCAGCAGACGTACTTGATATTGTTCATTGTTTGGCAATTTCCAAGGATCTGGAGAGTGGCGGGGCAGCTTCATTTATTGGTTCTGTGCGAAACAATACCAAGGGGAAACCAGTCATTCGACTAGAATTTGAATGTTATGAAGCCATGGCGCTAAAAGAAATGCGAAAGATAGCCGAGGAAGCCATTTCCAGATTTGCAGTAAGGAACGTAGTTATCCAACATCGGGTCGGGATTTTATATCCTGGAGATGTTGCAGTGATCATTGTAGTCAACGATGGGCATCGGGATTCAGTTTTTGATGCTTGCCGATTCATTATAGATACCTTAAAAAAAACGGTGCCCATTTGGAAAAAGGAAGTCTTTGAAAATGGGGAAGAATGGGTATCTGCGCATCCATAG
- the fdhD gene encoding formate dehydrogenase accessory sulfurtransferase FdhD, with the protein MLMKEEALKNNSIEKLDIIKVKENSSHAMMDEVSVEEPLEIKVRYGNDSEKKIKNLSVTMRTPGNDMELAAGFLFTEGIISELGQIKHIEHAKTDCSRNNENSIVVELVSGFTPELMNVDRNFYTTSSCGVCGKGSIESIRTVSSFQEMEKEELKIDLEVLYQLSEKLRVFQDNFSSTGGIHASGIFDLEANLLGLREDVGRHNALDKLIGYFLLENQLPLRNRILVLSGRASFELVQKAAMAGISFIAAIGAPSSLAIKLAKEFDVSLLGFLGKNRFNIYHQGANLTINNLS; encoded by the coding sequence ATGCTGATGAAGGAAGAAGCCTTGAAAAACAATTCCATAGAGAAACTTGATATCATAAAGGTCAAGGAAAACAGCAGTCATGCCATGATGGATGAAGTTTCGGTGGAGGAACCATTAGAAATCAAGGTTCGGTATGGGAATGATTCTGAAAAGAAAATCAAGAATCTTTCTGTTACCATGCGGACTCCAGGAAATGATATGGAACTTGCTGCAGGGTTCTTGTTTACCGAAGGGATTATTTCTGAGCTTGGCCAAATCAAACACATTGAACATGCTAAAACTGATTGTTCCAGAAACAATGAGAACAGTATTGTTGTTGAACTTGTATCAGGGTTTACGCCGGAATTAATGAATGTGGATAGAAACTTTTATACGACCTCAAGTTGTGGGGTATGTGGAAAGGGTTCCATTGAGTCAATCCGGACGGTTAGTTCTTTTCAAGAGATGGAAAAGGAAGAGCTGAAAATCGATCTGGAGGTATTATACCAATTATCTGAAAAGCTTAGGGTCTTTCAGGATAATTTCAGTTCAACAGGAGGTATACATGCTTCTGGCATTTTCGACTTAGAAGCTAATCTATTAGGGCTTAGAGAAGATGTAGGTAGGCATAATGCTTTGGATAAACTGATTGGTTATTTCCTTTTGGAAAATCAATTGCCATTAAGGAATAGGATTTTGGTCTTGAGTGGTCGGGCCAGTTTTGAATTGGTTCAAAAAGCTGCGATGGCGGGTATTTCCTTTATTGCAGCTATTGGTGCACCATCCAGTCTTGCGATCAAGCTCGCTAAAGAGTTTGATGTTAGTTTGTTGGGTTTCCTAGGTAAAAATAGGTTTAATATCTATCATCAGGGAGCAAATTTGACTATTAATAATTTATCATGA
- a CDS encoding MoaD/ThiS family protein produces MKITVLGFGIAKEIFGSSEIHLEVHDALDVRGLRVLIEGKYPPLTKLKSYMFAINEEYAEDTQIINSGDEIALIPPVSGG; encoded by the coding sequence ATGAAGATTACAGTGTTGGGTTTTGGGATAGCAAAAGAAATTTTTGGCTCATCGGAGATTCACTTGGAAGTGCATGATGCGCTAGATGTCAGAGGTTTAAGGGTTTTAATAGAGGGGAAGTATCCTCCATTGACAAAACTTAAATCTTATATGTTTGCTATTAATGAGGAATATGCAGAGGATACGCAGATAATTAACAGTGGAGATGAAATCGCATTGATTCCACCAGTAAGTGGAGGCTAA
- a CDS encoding DUF1549 domain-containing protein, translating to MYKPNCQKIFYSYKSAFLVVGFMLLFFVLSAQEVAVETIEKNKVEADPWWGWVFLGRLHPMLVHFPVALILVAGFMELAKLRTFHSNLRTGTNWLIFIGAISAVVAAGLGLFLANTGSYSGETFEWHQWSGISTAVFGTITAIVLLQIIKQGKNSLIPIYRTSLLLTVLSIFMAGHFGGSLTHGQDYLLSNTPWAPQDENLGEIAGGVSSADFDFASFSTDSDSLTTEQQVNLNLAVRTIFAHHCFQCHGSDKTEGELRLDQKEMVFKGGESGIVIQPGDSEHSELLRRVSLPPGHKEAMPGKGKPLGEKDIAIIKLWIDKGAPWPDNIKGIFPNAPLAPRKPALPPVVAGMENPIDRLVNAYFEKKGIQWQKPVDDRTYIRRVYFDLIGLPPTDQEIKNFITDDNTDKREKLVTSLLSKDREYATHWTTFWNDLLRNDYSGTGYITGGRFNISDWLFKSLQSNKPYKQFAMELLDPTEESKGFIKGIAWRGAVNSSQTTAMQAAQNVSQALLGVNLKCASCHDSFVSDWKLDDAYAFANIFSEEQLEINRCDIPTGKMADTRMLWPELGTINKTGSVAERSKELSQYLTQPENGRLYRTLVNRIWAQLMGRGIVSPTDEMDKKPWSADLLDWMAVNFVEEGYDIKKLLYLITTSKTYQLPSIGLEDQSTINAPDFVFKGILKKKLTAEQFSDALSTLVSPVYTVEALKYNPLADPKAYMDASSFVRAALVQNDPFLTALGRPSRENVISVREGHVTLLQAMELTNGTKLNETLIHGAKKWVAQYKDPNELIQAIYGQTLGRKPSTDELKIANTLFEEKLEEGSVQELLWAIVLLPEFQFIE from the coding sequence ATGTATAAACCGAATTGTCAAAAGATTTTTTATTCCTATAAATCCGCATTCCTTGTTGTGGGTTTTATGCTCTTGTTTTTTGTTTTATCGGCCCAAGAAGTTGCTGTTGAAACTATCGAAAAAAACAAGGTTGAAGCGGATCCATGGTGGGGATGGGTATTTTTAGGAAGACTCCATCCTATGCTGGTCCACTTTCCGGTAGCCTTGATATTGGTTGCTGGCTTTATGGAGCTGGCCAAACTCCGCACCTTTCATTCAAACCTTCGGACAGGAACCAATTGGCTGATATTTATTGGAGCAATTTCTGCAGTAGTAGCCGCAGGCTTAGGTTTATTTCTCGCCAATACAGGCAGTTATTCTGGAGAGACCTTTGAATGGCATCAATGGTCGGGCATCAGTACCGCCGTTTTTGGAACCATTACGGCCATTGTTCTCCTGCAGATCATAAAGCAAGGTAAAAATAGCCTGATTCCTATTTATCGCACCTCACTCCTTTTAACGGTCTTAAGCATTTTTATGGCGGGACATTTTGGAGGATCATTGACCCATGGCCAAGATTATCTATTGAGCAACACTCCATGGGCTCCCCAAGATGAAAACCTGGGTGAAATTGCCGGCGGCGTATCATCTGCGGATTTTGATTTTGCCTCCTTTTCCACGGATTCCGATAGTTTAACCACAGAACAGCAGGTCAATCTTAACCTGGCTGTCCGAACGATATTTGCCCACCATTGTTTTCAATGTCACGGCAGTGATAAAACCGAAGGTGAACTACGTCTTGACCAAAAAGAAATGGTTTTTAAAGGTGGTGAATCGGGAATAGTCATTCAACCTGGGGATTCTGAACATAGCGAGTTGCTACGCAGGGTCTCTCTGCCTCCCGGCCATAAAGAAGCTATGCCGGGAAAAGGAAAACCCTTAGGTGAAAAGGACATCGCCATTATCAAATTATGGATTGACAAAGGAGCCCCTTGGCCAGATAATATCAAAGGAATCTTCCCGAATGCGCCATTAGCACCTCGAAAACCAGCATTGCCTCCAGTAGTTGCCGGAATGGAAAACCCTATTGATCGTCTGGTGAATGCCTACTTTGAGAAAAAAGGAATTCAATGGCAGAAACCTGTGGACGATCGAACCTATATCCGTCGGGTTTATTTCGATCTGATTGGCTTGCCACCTACGGATCAAGAAATCAAGAATTTCATCACCGATGACAATACCGATAAAAGAGAAAAACTGGTCACTAGTCTTCTTTCCAAGGATCGGGAATATGCAACGCATTGGACTACCTTCTGGAATGATCTATTACGAAATGACTATTCCGGTACAGGCTATATCACTGGAGGAAGATTCAATATATCAGATTGGTTATTTAAATCCTTGCAATCCAATAAGCCCTATAAACAATTTGCCATGGAATTATTGGATCCTACGGAGGAATCCAAGGGCTTTATTAAGGGTATTGCTTGGAGAGGTGCAGTAAACAGCAGTCAAACTACCGCTATGCAGGCTGCCCAGAATGTTTCGCAAGCCTTATTGGGTGTAAACCTGAAATGTGCTTCATGCCATGACAGCTTTGTTAGTGATTGGAAGTTAGACGATGCCTACGCCTTTGCCAATATATTTTCGGAAGAACAGTTAGAAATCAATCGCTGTGATATTCCCACCGGAAAAATGGCCGATACAAGGATGCTCTGGCCGGAATTGGGAACGATCAACAAAACAGGCAGTGTGGCAGAAAGGTCCAAGGAATTGAGCCAATACTTGACCCAACCCGAAAATGGCAGACTATACCGGACCTTAGTGAATCGGATCTGGGCGCAATTAATGGGCAGAGGAATCGTTTCGCCAACGGATGAAATGGATAAGAAGCCTTGGAGTGCCGATTTATTGGATTGGATGGCGGTAAATTTTGTCGAGGAAGGCTATGACATCAAAAAGCTGCTCTACCTCATCACAACTTCAAAAACCTATCAATTACCTTCCATAGGGCTGGAAGACCAAAGTACTATCAATGCTCCAGATTTTGTCTTTAAAGGGATTTTAAAAAAGAAACTCACCGCTGAACAATTTTCAGATGCCCTGAGCACATTGGTTTCACCTGTATATACCGTGGAAGCATTGAAATATAATCCGCTTGCTGATCCCAAAGCCTACATGGATGCCTCCAGCTTTGTAAGAGCGGCCTTGGTCCAAAACGACCCATTCTTAACGGCTTTAGGACGACCAAGCAGGGAAAACGTAATCAGCGTGCGTGAAGGCCATGTGACCTTATTACAAGCCATGGAATTAACAAATGGCACAAAATTAAACGAAACCTTGATCCATGGCGCCAAGAAATGGGTGGCACAGTATAAAGATCCGAATGAACTGATCCAAGCTATTTACGGGCAAACTTTAGGTAGGAAGCCAAGTACCGATGAACTCAAGATTGCCAATACCCTATTTGAGGAAAAACTGGAAGAGGGATCGGTTCAGGAGCTACTTTGGGCGATCGTATTACTTCCGGAATTTCAATTTATTGAATAA
- a CDS encoding alpha/beta hydrolase: MSEKKAEKDPQIIVQIREFLDGLNNSGGEPLETLSPKDARQVLVDAQKSVKVDYSGISESEREITQDGITVNIHIVKPEQSKDQKLPVFIFIHGGGWILGDYPTHKRLVRDLVINSGAAAVFVDYTPSPEAKYPVAINEIYAATKWVSENGDEIGVDGSNLAIAGNSVGGNMTAVTCLMAKDKGGPKIKFQLLLWPVTDADFNRDSWKKYAEGRFLTSNMMKWMWDNYLPDESKRKEYYATPFNASIDELKGLPPALVQLAENDILYDEGLAYARKLDEAGVPTTIQTYNGFIHDYGLLNPLDHIEAVKFSTEQAALGLKKALFG; the protein is encoded by the coding sequence ATGTCAGAAAAAAAAGCAGAAAAAGATCCACAAATCATAGTTCAAATCCGTGAATTTTTAGATGGCCTCAACAATAGCGGGGGCGAACCATTGGAGACCCTTTCTCCAAAGGATGCCCGTCAAGTTTTGGTAGACGCCCAAAAGTCAGTGAAAGTTGATTATTCAGGTATATCGGAGTCTGAAAGAGAAATTACCCAAGATGGTATCACCGTCAATATACATATCGTAAAACCTGAGCAAAGCAAAGATCAAAAGCTGCCAGTTTTTATTTTTATTCATGGTGGTGGCTGGATATTGGGTGATTACCCAACCCATAAGCGTCTGGTTCGTGATTTGGTGATCAATTCTGGGGCCGCGGCCGTATTTGTGGACTACACACCTTCACCTGAAGCGAAATATCCTGTCGCCATCAATGAAATTTACGCAGCTACAAAATGGGTTTCCGAGAATGGCGATGAAATAGGGGTTGATGGTTCGAATTTAGCTATTGCAGGAAATAGTGTTGGCGGGAATATGACCGCAGTTACCTGTTTGATGGCAAAGGACAAAGGGGGACCAAAGATCAAGTTTCAATTGCTCTTATGGCCAGTGACCGACGCAGACTTTAACCGCGACTCTTGGAAAAAATATGCAGAAGGAAGATTCCTTACTTCCAATATGATGAAATGGATGTGGGATAATTACCTGCCGGATGAAAGCAAAAGGAAGGAATATTACGCCACACCTTTCAATGCCAGCATCGATGAATTAAAAGGATTACCTCCTGCATTGGTTCAATTGGCTGAAAATGACATTCTATATGATGAAGGCTTGGCCTATGCCAGAAAACTGGATGAAGCGGGTGTGCCTACAACCATCCAGACCTACAATGGCTTTATCCATGATTATGGCTTGTTAAATCCTTTGGATCATATTGAAGCCGTTAAATTTTCAACAGAACAGGCTGCCTTAGGTCTTAAGAAAGCTTTATTTGGTTAG
- a CDS encoding FdhF/YdeP family oxidoreductase, whose protein sequence is MEERDKKLIEQEIKSEPSAENPFRLLDLKLTPVEKKAAGIPAVLAVFSDLFEEKAVVRAGRALFKVNQMEGFDCPSCAWPDPDDERSVLGEYCENGAKAVAEEATSKRVTPQFFKENSVADLAKLDDYQIGKMGRLTDPMYLPEGATHYQPISWNDAFKKIASHLNALESPDQAAFYTSGRTSNEASFVYQLFAKEFGTNNMPDCSNMCHETSGSALRPTIGIGKGTVTLEDFYDTDVIVIIGQNPGTNAPRMMSALAKGKKNGAKIIAINPLPEAGLMGFVDPQSVLGVLEGGVKLADLYLPVKINGDMALLKAIEMLLIDFEKKNPGSVFDEQFIENKTVGFNEFLQQFNDLDLDELAKEAAVDKDLIYEAAAMIAFKKRIIISWGMGLTQQPNGVDMIREILNILLLKGSIGIPGAGVCPVRGHSNVQGNRTMLIDEKPSNEQLDRIENFYGFQVPRKHGYDVVRAIKAMHEEKIKFMFCMGGNFLSATPDTTYTANALRKLNLLVCVSTKLNRGHLVHGKEAIILPTYGRSDKDIVNGELQIISTENSMGVVQQSKGMLDAVSDNLINETQIVCRMAIETLGDRSVVNWKRYHDSYDAVRDDIEQCIPGFDNYNVRVREKGGFYLPNEARDKQYFSKKLEGKAPFTLTEVPDNTLADDEYMMATTRTHDQFNTTIYGLDDRYRGIKNERRVIFMNQKDIDKAGFKAGDKVDLYNFDDGIERVAPLFIIVSYQIPEKNTVTYFPETNVLVSVNNVVKESNMPASKYVKIKIKPHDPAVYKKVDQMLYQGAIQRP, encoded by the coding sequence ATGGAAGAACGAGATAAAAAATTGATTGAGCAAGAAATTAAATCAGAACCAAGTGCGGAAAATCCCTTTAGGTTATTGGATTTAAAATTGACTCCAGTTGAGAAAAAAGCGGCTGGTATTCCGGCGGTTTTGGCAGTATTCAGTGATTTATTTGAGGAGAAAGCCGTAGTCCGTGCTGGTCGAGCCTTATTCAAGGTAAATCAGATGGAAGGTTTTGACTGTCCGAGCTGTGCCTGGCCTGATCCAGATGATGAACGTTCGGTGCTTGGTGAATACTGTGAGAATGGAGCAAAAGCAGTGGCAGAAGAAGCCACGAGTAAGCGTGTTACGCCACAGTTTTTTAAGGAAAATTCAGTTGCTGATCTAGCCAAATTGGATGATTACCAAATAGGGAAGATGGGCAGGTTAACCGATCCGATGTATTTACCAGAAGGGGCAACTCATTATCAACCCATCAGCTGGAATGATGCTTTTAAAAAGATTGCATCCCATTTAAATGCACTGGAATCACCCGATCAAGCAGCATTTTATACTTCTGGAAGAACGAGTAACGAGGCTTCCTTTGTCTACCAATTATTTGCCAAGGAATTCGGGACCAATAATATGCCTGACTGTTCCAATATGTGCCATGAAACTTCGGGTTCGGCCTTAAGACCTACTATCGGAATTGGGAAAGGGACAGTGACCTTAGAGGATTTTTATGATACAGATGTTATAGTCATCATCGGTCAAAACCCTGGGACGAATGCACCTCGAATGATGAGTGCCCTTGCCAAAGGGAAAAAGAATGGAGCTAAGATCATTGCCATCAATCCTTTACCTGAAGCCGGTCTGATGGGTTTTGTTGATCCGCAAAGTGTGCTTGGCGTTTTGGAAGGTGGTGTTAAGCTTGCTGATCTTTATTTACCTGTTAAGATCAATGGTGATATGGCTCTCCTAAAGGCCATCGAAATGCTCTTGATAGATTTTGAAAAGAAGAATCCAGGTTCGGTGTTTGATGAACAATTTATTGAAAATAAGACGGTTGGATTTAATGAGTTCCTGCAACAGTTCAATGATCTTGATCTGGATGAGCTAGCTAAAGAAGCTGCTGTCGACAAGGACCTGATCTATGAGGCCGCAGCAATGATTGCCTTCAAGAAACGCATTATTATCAGCTGGGGAATGGGGCTGACCCAACAACCTAATGGGGTAGATATGATTCGTGAGATCCTGAATATCCTGTTGTTGAAAGGAAGCATCGGTATTCCAGGAGCTGGTGTTTGTCCCGTACGCGGACACAGTAATGTGCAAGGAAATAGGACAATGTTAATTGATGAAAAACCATCAAATGAACAGTTGGATAGAATTGAGAATTTCTATGGGTTTCAGGTACCTAGAAAACATGGCTATGATGTGGTGCGGGCCATTAAGGCTATGCATGAAGAAAAAATAAAATTTATGTTCTGCATGGGCGGAAATTTTCTATCCGCTACACCTGATACGACATATACGGCCAATGCCTTGCGTAAGCTTAATCTTTTGGTCTGTGTGTCCACCAAGCTCAATAGAGGGCATTTGGTGCATGGAAAAGAAGCCATTATATTGCCAACATATGGTCGAAGCGACAAAGATATAGTGAATGGAGAGCTTCAGATTATTTCTACTGAAAACTCTATGGGGGTTGTTCAACAGTCGAAAGGAATGTTGGATGCGGTCTCGGATAATCTGATCAATGAGACCCAGATCGTATGTAGAATGGCAATAGAGACTTTAGGAGATCGTTCCGTGGTAAATTGGAAAAGATATCATGACAGCTACGATGCGGTCAGGGATGATATAGAACAATGTATTCCGGGTTTTGATAATTACAATGTTCGCGTTCGTGAAAAAGGAGGTTTTTATTTACCTAATGAGGCACGCGATAAACAATATTTCTCGAAGAAATTAGAGGGTAAGGCGCCATTTACTTTAACCGAGGTTCCGGATAATACCTTGGCTGATGATGAATATATGATGGCAACGACAAGGACCCATGATCAATTCAATACGACAATTTATGGATTAGATGATCGGTATCGTGGCATCAAAAATGAGCGAAGGGTTATTTTTATGAACCAGAAGGATATTGATAAAGCTGGCTTCAAAGCTGGAGATAAAGTGGATCTATATAATTTTGATGATGGAATAGAGCGTGTTGCACCATTATTCATTATTGTTTCATATCAGATTCCTGAAAAGAATACGGTAACCTATTTTCCGGAGACCAATGTGCTTGTTTCGGTAAATAACGTGGTTAAAGAGAGTAACATGCCAGCATCGAAATATGTGAAAATCAAAATTAAGCCACACGATCCAGCAGTTTACAAAAAAGTTGATCAAATGTTGTATCAAGGTGCTATTCAAAGGCCATAA
- a CDS encoding sulfite exporter TauE/SafE family protein — protein MEHWELVLIFLMIAFVYSSVGFGGGSSYLAVLAMYSLPYQEIRLTALICNVIVVVGGVIIYIRNNQVDWRKILPLTLISVPMAYLGAIMKLSQETFFMILGITLVIAAILLWLQTGNRPEAERTDQGKTGVVQNSLLGGGIGFLSGLVGIGGGIFLSPLLNLIKWDTAKKIAATSSVFILINSISGIAGQFSKLTVEMNFSRIGILCLSVLLGGQIGSRMCIKWNPLIVKRMTAVLVLIAGINVLIKYW, from the coding sequence ATGGAGCATTGGGAACTCGTACTGATCTTTCTGATGATTGCTTTTGTGTATTCGTCAGTTGGCTTTGGTGGAGGCTCAAGTTATTTGGCGGTTTTGGCCATGTACAGTTTGCCGTATCAGGAAATCAGGCTTACTGCGCTGATATGCAATGTAATCGTGGTTGTAGGTGGAGTGATCATTTATATCAGAAATAATCAAGTTGATTGGCGAAAAATTTTGCCATTAACATTGATCAGTGTTCCGATGGCCTATTTAGGAGCTATCATGAAATTAAGCCAAGAAACATTTTTTATGATTTTGGGAATTACTTTAGTGATAGCAGCAATTTTATTATGGCTCCAGACAGGGAATAGACCTGAAGCAGAGCGGACAGACCAGGGCAAGACAGGTGTAGTTCAAAACAGTTTATTAGGAGGCGGAATAGGGTTTTTGTCTGGTTTGGTCGGAATTGGTGGAGGAATATTTTTATCACCCCTCCTCAATTTGATTAAATGGGATACCGCCAAGAAAATTGCGGCAACCTCAAGTGTGTTTATTTTGATAAATTCCATATCTGGAATTGCTGGTCAGTTCTCAAAATTAACAGTCGAGATGAACTTTTCAAGGATCGGGATTTTATGTCTTTCGGTATTGCTAGGAGGACAGATAGGATCGAGGATGTGCATCAAATGGAATCCTTTGATTGTAAAAAGAATGACAGCAGTTCTTGTATTAATCGCTGGAATAAATGTTTTGATAAAATATTGGTAG
- a CDS encoding GNAT family N-acetyltransferase, whose amino-acid sequence MDLKIRKEEENDYPFVFDLIEKAFHEEAMSDHQEQYLVDRLRQSASFREELSIVAEKEGKIVGYVLLTEINIINSQNQSFISLALAPIAVLPAYQGQGIAGALMHAAHEKAKELGYGSIVILGHADYYPRFGYRLAKEFGIRLPFDVPDENCFVIELSEGTLKHINGTVVYPAEFG is encoded by the coding sequence ATGGATCTGAAAATTAGAAAAGAAGAGGAAAATGATTATCCATTCGTTTTTGATTTAATAGAGAAAGCATTCCATGAAGAAGCCATGAGCGATCATCAAGAACAGTATTTGGTAGATCGATTAAGGCAATCTGCTTCGTTTAGGGAAGAACTCTCCATCGTTGCTGAAAAGGAAGGGAAGATTGTAGGTTATGTCCTGTTAACAGAAATCAACATCATAAACAGCCAAAACCAAAGTTTTATTTCTTTGGCTTTGGCTCCTATTGCAGTATTGCCCGCTTATCAGGGACAAGGTATTGCTGGAGCATTGATGCATGCTGCCCATGAAAAAGCCAAAGAACTAGGATATGGTTCCATCGTTATTTTAGGGCATGCAGATTATTACCCTAGGTTTGGATATCGGCTGGCCAAAGAATTTGGAATAAGATTGCCTTTTGACGTACCTGATGAGAATTGCTTTGTAATTGAGCTAAGCGAGGGAACATTAAAGCATATAAATGGGACCGTGGTTTATCCTGCAGAATTTGGTTAA
- a CDS encoding HesA/MoeB/ThiF family protein has translation MEPNFERYQCQIALPGFGNTGQQLLQNAKVLIVGMGGLGCPAAQYLAASGIGTLGLVDDDIISLSNLHRQVLYGPQDIDNWKVEVATERLKLQNPEINIISYPIRLTSNNIMDLIKEYDLILEGTDNLESKCLINDACVLAGKPLVYAAIYQYEGQVSIWNVKLQDGTYSTNYRDVYHDIENTVVPNCREGGVIPSLAGIVGCMQANEAIKYLTGMPDILAGKLWIMDTSTGRSRIIKLKKSNIQIKALPESNPTITLEEYNLHPEKFVLFDVREPDEHEEFNIGGKNLPLNDLHQHLKEFAAIDSKVILYCMSGKRSKIAARIIKKAFPDLKVYSLKNGLLDL, from the coding sequence ATGGAACCTAATTTCGAAAGATATCAATGTCAAATAGCTTTACCAGGATTTGGTAATACAGGGCAACAATTGCTCCAAAATGCCAAAGTTCTTATTGTCGGAATGGGCGGTTTGGGTTGCCCTGCAGCCCAATATCTTGCTGCCTCCGGTATTGGAACCTTAGGATTGGTTGATGATGATATCATTTCGCTATCCAATCTACACCGGCAAGTCTTATATGGACCACAAGATATCGATAATTGGAAAGTAGAAGTTGCAACAGAGCGACTTAAATTGCAGAACCCTGAGATCAATATTATCTCCTACCCAATCCGCTTGACCTCCAATAATATCATGGACCTGATCAAAGAATACGACTTGATCTTGGAAGGAACCGATAACCTAGAAAGCAAATGCCTCATCAATGACGCTTGTGTATTAGCTGGCAAACCATTGGTTTATGCTGCAATTTACCAATATGAAGGTCAAGTAAGTATATGGAATGTTAAACTTCAGGATGGAACCTATTCCACGAATTACAGGGATGTTTACCATGATATTGAAAACACAGTGGTGCCAAATTGTAGAGAAGGCGGTGTCATCCCCAGCTTAGCTGGAATTGTTGGTTGTATGCAAGCCAATGAAGCCATAAAATACCTTACTGGTATGCCGGATATTCTGGCTGGAAAATTATGGATCATGGATACATCAACAGGCAGATCAAGGATCATTAAACTAAAAAAATCGAATATTCAGATCAAGGCTTTACCGGAAAGCAATCCAACCATTACTTTAGAAGAATATAACCTCCATCCCGAAAAATTCGTCCTGTTCGATGTAAGAGAACCAGATGAGCACGAAGAATTTAATATTGGTGGCAAAAACCTTCCATTGAATGATTTGCATCAACACCTAAAGGAATTTGCAGCTATCGATTCTAAGGTGATTTTGTATTGTATGTCCGGAAAAAGAAGTAAAATAGCTGCCCGTATAATCAAGAAAGCTTTTCCAGACTTAAAAGTTTACTCCCTAAAAAACGGTCTATTAGACTTGTAG
- a CDS encoding bestrophin family protein: MIIRKKEHWFKMLFVWHGSVLPALVPRLLLLLVFSVLVAYFHGTVLDFKVPLNPAPLTLFGFVLALFLGFRNNASYERFWEGRKLWGALLNTSRSLVRQILTLNNGEKNKNFVVGFIHLISAFVFALKHQLRGTDPREDMEKRLDPKSLELVMSSMYKPVSIMRIMAEQLQQAKLEGRMDSIQQARMDENLDKLSDILGGCERIISTPLPYSYSVLLHRTVYIYCAMLPFGLVDSLGWFMPLIVVFIAYTFVAFEAIADEIEEPFGAEANDLALNNMSEMIEETIEELVGLPNTRRPKPYQEIID, encoded by the coding sequence ATGATTATTAGAAAGAAGGAGCATTGGTTCAAGATGCTTTTTGTTTGGCATGGTTCGGTATTACCTGCATTGGTGCCCAGACTATTGTTACTTTTGGTCTTTTCTGTTTTGGTTGCCTATTTCCATGGAACCGTTCTGGATTTTAAAGTTCCCTTAAATCCAGCCCCATTGACTTTATTTGGTTTTGTTTTGGCTCTATTTCTGGGTTTCCGAAATAATGCTAGCTATGAACGTTTTTGGGAAGGCCGAAAATTATGGGGAGCCTTGTTAAATACTTCACGTTCTTTGGTTAGGCAGATTTTGACCTTAAATAATGGCGAGAAAAACAAGAATTTCGTGGTTGGATTTATCCATTTGATCAGTGCTTTTGTCTTTGCTTTGAAGCATCAACTTCGAGGGACCGATCCAAGAGAGGATATGGAGAAAAGGTTAGATCCAAAAAGCTTGGAGCTTGTCATGTCCAGTATGTATAAGCCAGTCAGCATAATGCGGATCATGGCTGAGCAACTGCAACAAGCAAAGTTGGAAGGGAGGATGGATTCCATTCAACAGGCAAGAATGGATGAGAACCTCGATAAGCTTTCCGATATTCTAGGGGGCTGTGAGCGGATTATCTCGACACCTTTGCCCTATAGTTACAGCGTCTTACTTCACCGGACGGTTTATATTTATTGCGCCATGTTACCATTTGGCTTAGTGGACTCATTGGGATGGTTTATGCCATTAATCGTGGTATTTATTGCCTATACTTTTGTTGCATTTGAGGCCATAGCCGATGAAATTGAAGAACCATTTGGTGCGGAAGCGAATGATTTGGCACTCAATAACATGAGTGAAATGATCGAAGAGACCATTGAGGAGCTTGTTGGGCTACCGAATACAAGGAGGCCAAAACCGTATCAAGAAATTATTGACTAA